The following is a genomic window from Hyphomicrobiales bacterium.
CGCCGAGGCGACCCCGACGGGCATCGAACAGCGCGTGCATCCCACCATGGTGCCGCTCACGTCAGCGATCGCGCAGGTCATGGGAGTGACCAATGCGGTAACGATCGCCGCCGATGCGGTCCGCGAGATCACATTGATAGGCCCGGGCGCGGGCGGCGACGCGACAGCCTCCGCGGTCGTGGCGGATATCGCCGACATTGCCCGGGGAGCGGGCGGCAAGCCGTTCGTGCTTCCGGTCGCTCAGCTCCGCAAGGCTGAGCGGGCGCCCATGCAACTCCACCACGGTGGCTATTATGTGCGCCTGACGGTGAACGACCGCCCCGGAGCTGCGGCTTCGATCGTCAACCGTTTCGCAGAGGCTGATATCTCGCTCGAGTCCATCGTCCAGCACCGATCCGAAGATGCGGCAACGCGTGACCCGACAGGCCGCTCCGGTGCCCCGGTCCCGGTCGTGCTGATCACCTATGCCACGACGGAAGCCGCGGTGCGCCAGGCCATCCACAAGGTCGTTGGTGACGGACACGTCGTCGAAACCCCGCAGATCATCCGGATCGAGCGTGAGTAGTGCAATCAAGTGATGCGCAGGAGCGAAAGCTGATGACCAATCCTAGCAGCCCCAAGCCGAACCCGCATATAGAGCGGATCCTGACGCTGGAGCTGGTGCGGGTCACCGAGCGTGCCGCCGTTCTGGCGGCCCAGCTGCGCGGCCGCGGCGACGAGAAGGCCGCCGACCAAGCCGCGGTGGACGCCATGCGCCGGGAACTCAACCGCCTCGCCATCGATGGCACGGTGGTGATCGGCGAGGGCGAGCGTGACAAGGCGCCCATGCTGTTCATCGGCGAGAAGGTCGGCAACAAGTCTGGCCCAAAGGTCGACATCGCCGTCGATCCGCTGGAGGGTACGACGCTCTGCGCGCGCGATATGCCAGGCTCCATCGCCGTGATGGCCATGGCGGAAGAGGGCACGCTGCTCCATGCGCCCGACGCCTACATGCACAAGATCGCGATCGGACCGGGCTATCCCAAGGGGCTCGTCAGTCTCGACGTCTCGCCCGAAGAGAACCTCAACGCGCTGGCCAAGGCCAAGGGCGTCAAGGTCGAGGATCTGACTGTGCTCATCCTCGACCGGCCGCGCCATGCTGATCTAATCGCCACCGTCCGGCGCGTTGGCGCCGCTGTGCGTCTCATC
Proteins encoded in this region:
- the glpX gene encoding Fructose-1,6-bisphosphatase class 2; the encoded protein is MTNPSSPKPNPHIERILTLELVRVTERAAVLAAQLRGRGDEKAADQAAVDAMRRELNRLAIDGTVVIGEGERDKAPMLFIGEKVGNKSGPKVDIAVDPLEGTTLCARDMPGSIAVMAMAEEGTLLHAPDAYMHKIAIGPGYPKGLVSLDVSPEENLNALAKAKGVKVEDLTVLILDRPRHADLIATVRRVGAAVRLITDGDVMGVIFTTMPDKTGVDIYMGIGAAPEGVLAAAALRCVGGQMETRLILDTPEQLERAAKMGISDPNRKYQIEDMASGDVVVAATGVTDGALLSGVRFGPRYIETDTLVYRSATGTVRRISAEHRNFEKFHLG